The following coding sequences are from one Coffea arabica cultivar ET-39 chromosome 11e, Coffea Arabica ET-39 HiFi, whole genome shotgun sequence window:
- the LOC113719521 gene encoding disease resistance protein RPM1-like — MAESVVGFLIKQLSTLLSQEITLLGGLKSDVQFIKDELGSIKTFLKEAEAKEDNDSQLQEWLKQVREVAYDTEDVLDDFTFRFARGYKDGFCGKVGKIYNSIKNLKARHQISLEIKDIKGRVGEISARHQRYQFLYGTQERGFSTSRQVNADFDIRSQSLLIEEARLVGIDKPKAELISKILDDHSQLKVVSVVGMGGLGKTTLVKKVYDDAAVKKQFQSHAWITVSQNFQLNDIIKNLIQQLFNEIRQLVPRRVESMDVLMLSEFVKDFLQEKRYILVLDDVWSIDAWEAIKCVLPDCNITSRVVLTTRIADVASASCLGSLDFIYKMKPLTDKESWTLFCNRTFQSNDCPPNLEEVAKKILKKCEGLPLAIVAVGGVLALKDKEKTDEWEMILHDFGGEADGSGKLDRIKRVLLLSYNDLPHYLKICLLYLSIYPEDYPIDVDDIILKWIALGFVEEKERITSTDIAMRYMKELINRSLIQVKSSFAEGRLVTCGLHDFLREIIVSKSKEQDFTTVATRYYTRGPKNVRHLAIHNFTDDPQEFSSLKCLRSVVIFGYEDPLTTTFLSEFLSGDPKLLKVLDLHGAELDSIPKQVFKLFHLRYLNLARTGVKIIPKSIGKLQNLEAINLEGTNVTELPVEILNLRKLRSLSFGGWGDYSNEYAIWGCKCPFGIGKLICLENLTNIEADSDTIVREIGKLIQLRRLSITKLRRDGQELLSSLLRLTNLRELVISCIKEDETLDLQHSVFPKHEFLIRLKLKGRLERVPQWVTSLQSLRTLMLFNSRLREDENITGSLGHLPNLVLLTLYCAYEGETLCFKVGGFRKLQRLELMQLKRLKWVTVEEESMPSLKNLQLIGCKLMQELPSGIQTLTGLQFLGFFDMSDELMHKVQNLDKQSADYQIISQIPEVCTGYWISDRWEPKFL, encoded by the coding sequence ATGGCAGAGAGTGTTGTAGGTTTTTTGATTAAACAGCTCTCAACCTTGCTTTCCCAAGAGATCACACTTTTGGGGGGGCTTAAATCAGATGTTCAATTCATCAAAGATGAACTCGGGAGCATAAAGACTTTCCTCAAAGAAGCTGAAGCAAAGGAAGACAATGATTCTCAACTCCAAGAATGGCTAAAGCAGGTTCGAGAAGTTGCTTATGATACAGAGGATGTTCTCGATGATTTTACCTTCCGCTTTGCTCGTGGCTACAAGGATGGATTCTGTGGTAAGGTTGGAAAGATCTATAACTCAATAAAGAATTTGAAAGCTCGCCATCAAATTTCTTTGGAGATAAAAGACATCAAGGGCAGAGTTGGAGAGATTTCAGCAAGGCATCAGAGGTACCAGTTCCTATATGGTACTCAAGAAAGAGGCTTCAGCACTTCTCGTCAGGTGAATGCTGATTTTGATATTCGTTCTCAATCACTCCTCATTGAAGAAGCTCGACTTGTTGGGATTGATAAGCCAAAAGCAGAGCTCATCTCAAAAATCCTTGATGACCATTCCCAATTGAAAGTAGTTTCGGTTGTGGGAATGGGGGGACTCGGGAAGACTACCCTGGTGAAAAAAGTCTACGATGACGCTGCAGTGAAGAAACAATTTCAGAGCCATGCCTGGATAACtgtttctcaaaattttcagtTGAATGACATCATCAAGAACCTGATCCAACAGTTGTTCAATGAAATCAGACAGCTGGTCCCTCGCCGAGTGGAATCCATGGATGTTCTTATGCTGAGTGAATTTGTCAAAGACTTCCTCCAGGAAAAAAGGTACATTCTTGTCCTTGATGATGTGTGGAGTATAGATGCCTGGGAAGCTATCAAATGTGTATTGCCTGACTGTAATATCACTAGTCGTGTTGTATTGACAACACGAATAGCTGATGTAGCTTCTGCGTCCTGTTTAGGATCACTTGACTTCATCTATAAGATGAAACCTCTTACTGATAAAGAGTCTTGGACTCTGTTTTGCAATAGAACATTTCAGAGCAATGACTGTCCTCCAAATCTAGAAGAAGTTGctaaaaaaatattgaaaaaatgTGAGGGCCTACCACTTGCAATTGTTGCAGTAGGTGGTGTTTTGGCTCTTAAGGACAAGGAAAAGACAGATGAATGGGAGATGATTCTTCATGATTTTGGTGGCGAGGCAGATGGCAGTGGTAAGCTTGACAGAATCAAAAGGGTACTCTTACTTAGCTACAATGATTTGCCTCACTATCTTAAAATCTGTCTATTATATCTAAGCATCTACCCTGAAGATTATCCAATTGATGTGGATGATATAATTCTGAAATGGATTGCACTAGGATTTgtagaagagaaagaaagaataacATCCACTGATATTGCTATGAGATATATGAAAGAACTCATCAACAGAAGCTTAATCCAAGTTAAATCCTCATTTGCCGAAGGCAGATTGGTTACATGTGGTCTTCATGATTTTCTGCGTGAAATCATTGTTTCAAAATCTAAAGAGCAGGACTTCACGACTGTAGCCACCAGATATTACACAAGAGGGCCTAAAAATGTTCGACACCTAGCAATCCACAACTTCACTGATGATCCACAAGAATTTAGTAGCTTAAAGTGTCTTCGGTCTGTGGTAATATTTGGGTATGAAGATCCTCTCACAACCACATTTTTATCCGAGTTCTTAAGTGGTGATCCCAAGTTGCTAAAGGTGTTGGATTTGCATGGAGCTGAATTGGACAGCATTCCAAAGCAAGTCTTCAAACTATTTCATCTCAGGTATCTTAATCTTGCAAGAACTGGAGTTAAAATTATTCCCAAATCTATTGGGAAGCTTCAGAACCTTGAAGCTATAAATCTGGAAGGAACCAATGTAACAGAGTTGCCTGTGGAAATTCTAAATCTACGAAAACTCCGTTCTCTTAGCTTTGGCGGATGGGGAGATTATTCAAATGAGTATGCAATTTGGGGCTGTAAATGTCCATTTGGAATTGGAAAGCTTATTTGCTTGGAAAATCTGACTAATATAGAAGCAGATAGTGATACAATAGTAAGGGAGATTGGAAAGCTCATACAGCTGCGGCGATTATCCATTACAAAGCTGAGAAGAGATGGACAGGAGTTGCTCTCCTCCCTCTTGAGGTTGACCAACCTTCGAGAGTTGGTCATCTCTTGTATTAAAGAAGATGAAACCCTTGATCTCCAACATTCCGTctttccaaaacatgaattcCTCATACGTCTGAAATTGAAGGGCCGTTTAGAGAGAGTACCGCAATGGGTGACATCACTTCAATCCTTGAGAACCTTAATGTTGTTTAACAGTAGGTTGAGAGAAGATGAGAATATAACAGGCTCCCTCGGACATTTGCCCAATCTGGTATTACTTACTCTCTATTGTGCTTATGAAGGGGAGACATTATGTTTCAAGGTTGGAGGATTTCGAAAACTCCAGCGCTTAGAGCTAATGCAATTGAAAAGGCTGAAATGGGTGACAGTGGAAGAGGAATCAATGCCTAGTCTCAAAAATCTGCAATTAATTGGTTGTAAACTGATGCAGGAGTTACCTTCGGGCATCCAAACCTTGACCGGACTTCAATTTCTCGGGTTCTTTGATATGTCTGATGAGCTAATGCACAAAGTACAGAATTTGGATAAACAAAGTGCAGATTAtcagataatttctcaaatccccGAAGTTTGCACTGGTTACTGGATTAGCGATCGGTGGGAACCGAAGTTCCTCTAA